The Phycisphaerae bacterium genome contains a region encoding:
- a CDS encoding restriction endonuclease, which yields MFEQIKKKGFQVLTLHHAEAILKHDMTEGATELEKVLLQLEIPAEELVRGGGGEGEMTQRVRRALADEYGWEKHSFQIKKIVDGEEKESISHEIDHVKRFAAGTFALEIEWNNKDPFFDRDLENFKRLHADGVISIGAIITRGTSLQESLRDIVADFARRKGINNQRGLSNYYSPTSRQLQIIARAAESRGSFEEGWAHAFVSDKFGEATTHWRKLEDRVRRGVGNPCPLLLIGIPRQVVIP from the coding sequence ATGTTCGAGCAGATCAAGAAGAAGGGATTTCAGGTCCTGACCCTTCACCACGCGGAGGCGATTCTCAAGCACGACATGACTGAGGGGGCAACAGAGCTTGAGAAAGTGCTTCTGCAACTCGAGATCCCGGCGGAGGAGTTGGTGCGAGGCGGAGGCGGTGAAGGAGAAATGACGCAGCGTGTGCGCCGCGCGCTTGCTGATGAATACGGCTGGGAGAAGCACAGCTTCCAGATCAAGAAGATCGTCGATGGGGAAGAGAAGGAGTCCATTTCGCACGAAATCGATCATGTCAAGCGCTTTGCCGCAGGCACGTTTGCTTTGGAAATCGAATGGAACAACAAGGACCCGTTCTTTGATCGCGATCTGGAGAACTTCAAACGGCTTCACGCCGACGGCGTCATATCGATTGGCGCGATCATCACCAGAGGCACATCTCTTCAGGAGTCCCTCAGGGACATTGTGGCTGACTTCGCTCGCAGAAAAGGCATCAACAACCAACGAGGTCTCTCAAACTACTATTCGCCAACGTCGAGGCAGTTGCAGATTATCGCCCGAGCAGCGGAGTCCAGAGGGTCATTTGAGGAGGGATGGGCGCACGCTTTTGTTTCCGACAAGTTTGGAGAAGCCACCACACACTGGAGAAAACTCGAAGATCGGGTCCGACGCGGAGTTGGCAATCCATGCCCCCTGTTGTTAATCGGGATTCCAAGGCAGGTGGTTATACCTTAA